The genomic region CCAGGCAAGAAGAACTCAAAATCATGAATTAGAGAGTTTGTATGTTTTCTGTGTTGTTGTTATGAATGCAGAATGTCAAAACGTTTTTTGGAAAAACTGATATATTGGCAATTGTCATATGAAAGGTTGTAACCTTTTATTTAAGCGGTAAAAGCTATTGTACGAAAAGGTATaacccttggaccccgcaagggggcacGGCCCCCTTGTCCCCCGGAATTTGTgcgacagttagtagccaactcttacaAGCGCGCACTCCGcactctccgaacccgttgttAAGTATAACTAGCTAACTCTTGCATTTCAAGTAAATCTCAATTCACTAAAATGTATGTTGGacgacactaaaatcaccaacagaaTTTGGGCTGGGGGATCCACGTGTGAATTTGAATTTGACACGGGAGCTAAAATCGAGCAGTCCAGCTTCTGAACCGGGACAATGGTTATGCTTATATGTACTCGTATTACTGATACATTGCATGCTTCACAAGCAATTGATCCAACCAAAATAGCCCCATGAGGTTCATCTTGAATGGCTGACTCAATGAACGCGTTTCCCATTTTTCTCAACTGTCATTTTCAAGAATCCTTGTTGACCAACCGTTTGACCAGTGGCGAATGTATGCCTTACCAAGTGGGGTCCTTTGACCCATTaatttattttttaaataaaatacGATAACAAAATTTTATAAGAAACTATTAAATTGAGTCGACAACAAtcatcgatttattggcgacttgactgactcttagagcctaaattaaattctaggcaggatttaaaacccttgaaaatttgattctaccattttcatggcgtcaattattattatttttattttagtattttaaaaaaaaaaaaaactttttcctacttaaaagccggaggtcctctcggaatcaatctctttatccgtcgaataaagagagggatgactttttctactcttgagagtgtttcactctgggtggagaaatgacgtctttattctcggataaaggaaggattgtctacatctcacctcccccatacaccactcattgtggtattgggttttgttgttgttgtattaaatTTATAGATAGTACCCCATATAATTTTAATACCAAGTAGGCATTGTCCGAACCGTACACCGGATATCTTGGTTCATGGGTGCAGAACGTCTTGAGTTCGAATTCCACTGGATGCATTCATGTCCTATGGCAGTTGTTCAGGGGGGTGCTTCTCAAGGGTGATTACACGCAGAGTCTGTCCTATGACAGTTGTTCGGTAGAACATCCTTGACACGTTGAACGAATATAATCGAGTGGTCGGAACTCTTTTGGTAGTCCCCGTGACTCGTAATGTTGATGTTCAACAAAATTGAGTAAAGTATGTATGTTTTACTGTGATAGTTTATAATAAGtatgtataagatatataaatgtatgtgtatatatagataaatatgtatatatgaattTCGAGTGATAACTTGATATACCATTAATGATAAATTGTTATCCATATCCGATGCACTAATTTTTTACATCAtacatatccatatccgtttatcATTCATTAAGATCATCCCTATCCAATTTAATGGATCGCACATCCATTGCCATCCGTTTGGATGTTTGATCATTTAAGCTATGAAAGAAAAAATTTATGATGTTTTAAGGCCAGATATTAAACATGCTCCAAAGGCATTACATGTACTGATGTAGTGCACCCAAGCTGAACTATACATCGCTTGTATATATGTATTACGATTGCTGTCATCATTGTTTGTATCATAATAattggaaaaagaaaaagaaaaaaaaaaatctctTACCCTAACACATAACGAACACAATACAATACAAATTCTGTTATATTTTCTAATCTCTCCCAATTCTGGAAGATAAAAACACAAGGATTCACACTACCTTAAGATTCACACTACCTTAAGCACAACTGTTTTGTAAGTTATCAAGATTAAACTTTGTATAAAAAGTGACTTACTGAAAACTAGTAACCCACTAATCTCCCTTAACGTGTTGACGTGAATGATGAAAGAGTACAGAACTGAAAGAAGCTAATAATCCGACCAAGTACCCAATGATAGCACCATAAGTTACAGAAATTGGCCATTCCTGTATATAATAACAAGAATTAAAAAAAGCATCTAAAATAAGAAGAATAAGAATAATGTGAATCTTTTAACCAAATGATTTAGAAGGTTGTATGCTTTGAAAATAAACTCTAAAGGACTCTCAGCCTGTCAGACCCATTTATGACAAAACTAATACAAGTTATCGAATAGGTCAGAGTTTCCAACTTTTATGTAACCTGTCATACGGGTGCAGTACTTAATACGTATATTATTGCTGTACCTACCTggaaaacgggtcaggttgggtcggtttgggtaacgagtcaaaacggttttgggttgaaatgggtcagatTTTTGAACGGGCcgaaatgggtcaggttgggtaaCAGGTTGAAACGTGTCGAGGGTCAAATGGGTAAAAAAATTACTttagttataattatttatatttattatttattattatatatataagagaatattgattaatttaatatagataataaataaataataaatgatataaccatGAATGCTTTCATAAATGTTTGACGGTTGAAACTTATTATGATCTTTATGCTCGACCCGTTTGACCAATTCACAAGACCCATTAGACCTATCTCTATTTATTGATCTTTAGGAATTGATACTCATTAGACCTGTTTCTTTATATTTTGTATAGGACCCAATAGGTTGGAGAGAAACCCATTGGACCTTTTATTAAGGTTTGGGCCTTTGGGGTTTAAATTGCCAGTCCTTTTTAAAGACCCAATTGACCCAAAATCTTGACCCAATTGACCCAAATTTGAGGGTATGGGTCTCTATTGCCAGGTATAATCATAGCGAAAGGATACCTGCCACGCTCTTTCCCAGTCAAGTGGCATGGGCCAGGCCCCAAACCAAGCTCCAATTATTGCACCATGTGCAGGCAAACATATCATATAATCAATAGATTCGATTGGCCTGCAAGTGAAAAAATGCATATGTAACCATACCCCATAAAAAAAATGGATATCAAACCGAAGTATTAAATGTACTTTACTATCTGAATGTATTCATAATAAGTACTGTACTTATTTATTTGCTTTGATGGATGAGCATTAGATACTAATCCCACATTACTTATATCTTTGTCATGTGAATGATTCATATAATCAAGAACATACGTTGTATGTGCAAATATACGATGCCAATCAACCCAAGATGAACCGTATACGCAAGCTGCAGGGACAACCTGCAATCAAAATATAAGCAATTACAAAGAAGACTTGGATACCATAAATCACAAACAGGAACATAGGCTATCGTAAAGAGTGGCAACTTCAAACCATTCAACTTAAAACAGCTTAATTCAGGCTATATAATAATGCTAACTTAAGATAATAGGATACAAGTCAAACAGGTTAGTGTGTTAAGAGTATCCCATGCCATAACCAAGTGTTCGTAACCTGCTAATTAGTTTTTTTCTAATAAAATTTTAACGTTGTTATAATTATAAATTCTGTATCATATCTTCATATCTGATGTATGTAGTGTTTATACAATCCAAAAAGTAGACAAAATATATTAGCTAATAACCCAGCCCATTATGACCCGTTAGCCACCGTGTCCTGCATGCCCATGTTTTTCATAAACTATGAACAGAGCAAAAAGACGACCGAAGTCATAAATTAATCTGCAGGTGGAGTATAATACCAATTAGccaaagctaaaaaaaaaaaaagaataaaaaaaaaagtgTAAATTCTATAACTTTACACTCACAGTAAATGCGGACATCATAAGCGACCAGTTGAGAGTTCTTTGAAAGTATCTGCATTCATGAAAATTTTTAGTTAGTATTGCATATGCATAATCTTATACAAAGCAAACAACTGAAAGATATTCGTTTACAGAAGACATAATAGGATATGTAATAAACAAGTATCAGAATATATGATTATGAGCTAGCCTTATGAAATACATAATGTTACGATTTCAAGTTACAAATGTAGGATTGATATAAGGCCTTTTAGAACAGATTTAAATCAATAAAAATTTGTCCAAATTACAATATACAAAGGGAAACCTCTTATAAAATGAAAAGTACATACTGAGTACCAACAGGTGCTCCTAAAGCAATAGCTCCAAGTGCATTGGCGGCAGCACCTACAAATAAAGCTAATAttttaatacttctaataataataataatataatattaaaattaataataaataaaccaTGATGAGTAAATAAAATTTAGATGCATGTGAGTAGGTTTTATAAACTCTGAGTAAGACGTTTTCCATAAATATGTCACTGAATGATACCCATGTCCTTATCCTGTTATCCATATACTTCAATGATTATATACACGTACGTACACATTTTGATTTTTGTGTCAACAGATGAAGATGTAAGAGTAAAGACTAACCAACAGGAACTCCCAATAAACCTCTAGCTACAGCCTTCAAGTACTGCAATGTAAAATTTTAGGACCCTTGTTAATCTTAAACATTTAATTGTTCACATATAATATAAAAACACAATTaattgaaaaaataaataaataacaaaatgATGAATTACCGAACTCTGGTACTTATCTTTCCGATATATACTGTATACAAGAATCACAACTGGGATCTCAATCAGCtgcaagaaaaaaaaattaaattcagTCATTAAAGGAATATGTTTTTCTCAATGATGGGTGGATATATATGAAGCACTGTTTAGTATTCattcaaatagtttctaaatagtAAATACTGATTCCGATTCCATTACATGCTACTGAATACAATTTTTGAACACCATTATCCTCCAGTAATTTATTTTGTGCATATTATCTACATTAGTGTCCCAAATGGGGATCAATTTTGTGTTACAATAATTCTATGAAGCGTTTTTTAAATTTAGAGCTTACTTATGACAttagattgtaatttaaaataataatatagcagATTAGCAGCATGTTCCTGATAAATGACAAGGATAACAGATCTAATTTGAACACTAGACAATCACACTATAAAAGAAACGAATCATTACTAGCAAAAAATTTCAAGTAACTTCATGTCGTGATCAGGAAATTACATACTGCCGGATGGGATGGTTTTGACCACAATATTGCAAATCGTACTTTTTATAGTCCGATTTTATAAGCCAAAATATTAGTGACACACCAAATGCATAAAACCATAATGTGCATGTGTTGTAGCTAGCAAAATTATACACTTAAACTTGACAAACGAATATGTATTTCATATTTCAGATGACCTGCAGGCTGGCTAAGTCTGGTGATGTTGAATTTTTTATAGGCTTTCAAAAAATAATGATACAACTTTCTAAGGTGTGTAATTTAGCAACCCAATATATCTTTATAAATACTTGCTATAGTCTAATAAATGTCATacacatttatttatatttatatttatattttatattttgtataaacTATATTCAAGAAGACATATTAACAAATAACGATTCATTGCTACAAGAAACGCATATAATAATAACAGTTTTCATATTCCAAAATCACAATAAAACTGAAACTAATGATTAATTACCGAAATTAAACGGAGTGTTTCAGATGGATGATCGATCAAATTAATGGAGAAAACATTAACTGCTAGCCAAAACGATGATGCTAAAGCAATTCCGCTACTCAAATGCGAAACAAATACCTTTGAAGGTGATAGGTTTTGTACGCCGGTGATATTTTTACTCTTCATTTGGACGTTAGTTTAATCGATCTGAGGTTGTTATCATCGGTGAGAAACACGGCGATTAGATGTTGCCGGAATCTGGAGCGGGATTTCGGATCGTTACGGGTATTGAAGTTACCCGAACCCGAATACCTTTACCTTTTTTGAGCCTAGATCCGGTTAGATTGCGTTGATGTGGACCAGTAGCTTAAAAAACCCAATAAAATTTCGGGTTCGGGTAAAAAAGTGTTGATATGAATCGTGACGGATAAAATTGCCTTTAGGGTTATTAGCTTAAGAAAATAGTTAATGCTTAAGTAGTTGTATAAAATGTTTAGTaacggagttattattattaacacaataGGAAGTTAGTGAAGATGATTATTATTAGccaattattacaaataaataatacggagtacatgTTTTAATATGTTAAAATACCCCCTTAAAACAatctttaatttttttaattacttTATGAAATTATTTGAGTGATTGCTATGTCAGGTTTGAGTGATTGCTATGTCAGGTTAATTCAAAAAGTAATCGGGTAATTCAAACTCATGTAAAAGTTAGTACGTAGGTAGGTCCGGGTTAACCCGACCCAAACCTGCTTATATTAGAATTGGTTTCGTATCGCGTTTGTGATTGTGGCGAAAATTTATAGTTATGTACTAGGGTGAGGGGTATTCATTAGTTCATTTTTTGATTAACTGGATTTATTTGATTCTGTTTGCTATTTGAAATTTTTTATAACTAAATAGTGATTCAAAAATGAAATCGaattaaaaactgaatttgaaACTATCAGTTTCTGACAAAACTAAAAATGACCataaatttatataatttaaaGCAAAATAACTATAAAATTTTAATGTTTAGCTTTGTCTTGAAATTGGCTTCTCGTCTACATATGCAATAATTTTATGTACTATTAATTGATGAATGAAGTCGGTAAGAAGACTAAAATAATCCTGCAGATAAATGTTGAATGACAAATATATCctttagtaataaaataataacttgaagAGTAAAATCATGGGTTcaattgatatattattaatttGGCATTGAATTTGATTTTTGGTTTAACTGAATTCAAAAAAGTAAATCGAAAATCTAATTGAGATTTCTATATTGAATTAAACCCGGTTCGAAATTGAATTCTATTCGGGGTTTTCTTTCGATTTTCATTCGATTAGTTTTTCGAATTAAACGGTTGATTTGAAATGAAAACACCTGCAAGGGTGTTGTCGACATCCAACACAATTTATATTTCATTTTCCCCATTGAGTCATACATTATCGACAGGGATTAAGTTAATggaaagacaaaaaaaaaaaaaaaaaaaaaaaaaaaaaaaaattctttttttataGTTCGTGGGGACAAAATTACAAAGGGTGTAGCTGGCTCGTTGCCCCTCGTATATCACCCCTAATTACGGGTCCTCCAAGCTCTACGTACCATACGCACACATTGTGTTGTAGCTCAAGTGATAGTGGTCTGACATTCTTTgttagaggtcatgagttcgactcTCGGGGTATACAACATTGCACACGAGGTTATTTTCTGATCTTGAAATCCACCCAAGATCGCATTTCGCACATTGCGTTACGAGGGTAGCGAGAGGGGGAGTTTACCGGCCATGTTCTCGATTTGGTCCGAGTTTCTTCCAGGGCAGCAGTTGAGGGCGAGTTATGCAACTGCGGAAGATAATCGTCTGAGTGGTTTAGTCCCTCCAAGTGATCCTAAACTGCTTTTAAAAAAATTATCTTATGCATATATGCTGACGAGTCATTATGTGTTATATTTTCGTTTATAGAGGGCTAAAAgtgagggaaaaaaaaaaaaaatgttaaaacgaATAGTTGTAGCCAGAATAAAGATAAGGGTTTATAATGGTGGCACTGGCTTGCTCGTGATTCTAAAGCTGCATGACTTGGCCGGTCTAATGCCATCTGGCCACGTTCTGAAGGTTGTGATTTTGGCCATTTGTAATCTGTCCTCTGATTCTATTGCTTTTCAACGTGTGTCTGTGCAACATTTTCATCAATGTCACATGAAAATAAAAATATTTCATAATAATTTATTATTCAAAACTATGGTTATTTAGTTGGTTTTTACAGTCTTGAATGTATTAAGTTTTTTATCTACCAATCACCATAAGTTGTTTTTACGGGTTGTCAAAAACTTTGGTAATTTAGTTTTACAATAATAACATATTCAACCATTTGGGCATAGCCAAGTGACCACCGAATTTCTAATAAAGTAGAAAGCTCGGGTTCAATTCTTATTAATGTTCAAGATTGAATTAattgtgagacgacccgtcctaatccataaggacgaatacaacaacatatgattacattgcgaggtatttgacctctatatgatacattttacaaacatttcattcgtttttaaaagacaaactttctttacaacgaaagttgacggcatgcataccatttcataatacatccaatcataattgacttaataataatcttgatgaactcaacgactcgaatgcaacgtctttcgaaatatgtcatgaatgactccaagtaatatctttaaaatgagcaaatgcacagcgaaagatttctttcaatcctgagaataaacatgctttcaaatgtcaaccaaaaggttggtgagttcattagtttatcgtaatcaatcatttccataattttaatagaccacaagatttcctttattcaataatcatacactcgcaaatgtttaaaaatcattcatatggattgaacacctggtaaccgacattaacataatgcatatagaatatccccaaaacagaaatccatctgtattaatataaactcgaagtactaaagcataccattttccagtatggggggagtcagtgcccgtagatctacctttaggattcgcgtcaattagggtgtctgttccctaattcttaagctaccaagctaaaaggggtgatattcgattcgataatccaaccatagaatgtagtttcgattacttgtgtatatttcgtaaaacatttataaaagcagcgcatgtattctcaatcccaaaaatatataattgcaaaagcatttaaaaagtgagcaaatgaaactcacaatactgtatttcgtagtaaaaatacatatgtcgtcattgaacaagtgcaagattggcctcggcttcacgaacctatattaagtatatatattttgtgacaacccggaaatttccaaccaaatttaaacattaatctttatatgtttccgacacgataagcaatatttgataagttaaatttcaacaattttaaactatgttcatacattcattcaacctcgaccaagttccaacgattcacgaaccattaaatgaatatgattatatatgtatatgtgtatatatattataacttgaaacgtaaacaaaatattagattaaatactttatatgattgtatctgtttcaaaatgtttatcaatggaattaaaagataagatcaaatgattgaattatcagatatattgaattatgattacaagtctctgttgaaaggcccacgttgatttgagaaatctttccattttaacaatattcagaaaatggtaaagtgatttataaataagaacaaattgtcaatcattgagaactagacaaaggatagtggaagattgaatctcataaagactcgattgatctatttagtttcaaacgtacaaaaacgttttcagtttaaaaagaactttattattaaaacgtatataacttttataaatatctagaaccacttttgacaactcattacttaactagtatgataaagataacgatatttatattttattttattaaatatatataacgatttaaattaatattatatatatttatacgcgtattatacgtacatagttttatacttttactatacttaaactttacctttactttatttttactttactttaactttaataattcactttaataattcatactttaataattcatactttaataattcactttaataattcatactttaataattcactttaataattcatactttaataattcactttaataattcaaaaatctattataaatagaattcaataggtttcattatttcatagaaacttgaaaatatttttctctaaactctctcaatcgatttacatatatatatttactccgtaatatttcaagatattattagtatacataaaatattacgacggagtgctgtccgagtggtttcgaaattatttttcgagtaggataggattaaggaaattatgggttatagctatggaggtgattgagtatggttcatgggtatgctcgtgaggtcaatatattgtttatcatttccgttgcgtctacgtacctttcctgcaatattgaatctcaatattgatacgtgagtactcataatttaacttttacatactaatag from Rutidosis leptorrhynchoides isolate AG116_Rl617_1_P2 chromosome 9, CSIRO_AGI_Rlap_v1, whole genome shotgun sequence harbors:
- the LOC139867323 gene encoding PIGF/3-ketodihydrosphingosine reductase fusion protein-like isoform X2; translation: MKSKNITGVQNLSPSKVFVSHLSSGIALASSFWLAVNVFSINLIDHPSETLRLISLIEIPVVILVYSIYRKDKYQSSYLKAVARGLLGVPVGAAANALGAIALGAPVGTQYFQRTLNWSLMMSAFTVVPAACVYGSSWVDWHRIFAHTTPIESIDYMICLPAHGAIIGAWFGAWPMPLDWERAWQEWPISVTYGAIIGYLVGLLASFSSVLFHHSRQHVKGD
- the LOC139867323 gene encoding PIGF/3-ketodihydrosphingosine reductase fusion protein-like isoform X1, which produces MKSKNITGVQNLSPSKVFVSHLSSGIALASSFWLAVNVFSINLIDHPSETLRLISLIEIPVVILVYSIYRKDKYQSSYLKAVARGLLGVPVGAAANALGAIALGAPVGTQYFQRTLNWSLMMSAFTVVPAACVYGSSWVDWHRIFAHTTYVLDYMNHSHDKDISNVGLVSNAHPSKQINKPIESIDYMICLPAHGAIIGAWFGAWPMPLDWERAWQEWPISVTYGAIIGYLVGLLASFSSVLFHHSRQHVKGD